In Leopardus geoffroyi isolate Oge1 chromosome D1, O.geoffroyi_Oge1_pat1.0, whole genome shotgun sequence, a single window of DNA contains:
- the TP53I11 gene encoding tumor protein p53-inducible protein 11 has protein sequence MAAKQPPPLMKKHSQTDLVSRLKTRKILGVGGEDDDGEVHRSKISQVLGNEIKFAVREPLGLRVWQFASAVLFSGIAIMALAFPDQLYDAVFDGAQVTSKTPIRLYGGALLSISLIMWNALYTAEKVIIRWTLLTEACYFGVQFLVISATLAETGLASLGILLLLASRLLFVVISIYYYYQVGRKPKKV, from the exons ATGGCGGCCAAGCAGCCCCCGCCTCTCATGAAGAAGCACAGCCAGACGGACCTCGTGAGCCGCCTGAAGACCCGCAAGATCCTCGGCGTGGGTGGGGAGGACGACGACGGGGAGGTGCACCGCTCCAAG ATCAGCCAGGTCTTGGGCAATGAAATCAAGTTTGCTGTTCGGGAGCCTCTGGGGCTGAG GGTCTGGCAGTTTGCTTCTGCTGTGCTCTTCTCCGGCATCGCCATCATG GCCCTCGCCTTCCCTGACCAGCTCTATGATGCGGTCTTTGATGGAGCCCAGGTGACCAGCAAGACCCCCATCCGCCTCTATGGCGGTGCCCTCCTCA gcatcTCCCTCATCATGTGGAATGCTCTCTACACGGCGGAGAAAGTGATCATCCGATGGACTCTGCTCACCGAAGCCTGTTACTTTGGGGTCCAGTTCTTGG TGATCAGTGCCACGCTCGCAGAGACCGGCCTCGCGTCCCTGGGGATTCTGCTGCTCTTGGCCAGCCGCCTCCTTTTTGTCGTCATCAGCATTTACTACTATTACCAAGTGGGCCGAAAACCCAAGAAAGTCTAG